A segment of the Desulfovibrio sp. genome:
TGTGGTGCCTTTTGGCCTTCTGGGCTCTCTCTTGTGCCTCACCCGCATGCGTGGCGAATGGCGCGCGGACAAGCCCGGCACAATGGACTGGCTGGGAGGCCTTGTCTACGCTGCTGGCCTGGCCCTGTTCATGGTGGGGGCCTCGCACCTGGGTCAGGGTATGGCTCCGGTTCTCATGGTGCTGGCCGGAGTGGCCTGCCTGCTCGGTTTCGGCGTGCTGGAGACCAGGCTCAAGCACCCCCTGCTGGACGTGGCCACGCTCTTGGCCAACCGATTTTTCAGCCTGAGCTGCCTGGCGGCAATGGGCACCTATGCCGCTACTTTCGGCGTTACCTTCTTCATGAGCCTCTACCTGCAATACGTGCGGGACATGTCCCCGCACGAAGCCGGGCTTCTTCTGCTGCTGCAGCCGCTCATGCAGGTGCTGGTCTCGCCCGTGGCCGGGCTCATCTCGGACCGGGTCCATCCCGTTCGCCTGTCCAACCTGGGCATGGCCTTGAGCAGTCTGGGCCTCTTGCTTGCAGCCTGCACCATCGGCCCAGCCACCCCGACATGGCTGATCGTTGTCGAACTCGCCCTCATCGGTCTTGGCATCGGCGTCTTCATCACTCCAAACACCGTGATCATCATGGGAAGCGTGGAGCAAAGCCAGTACGGAGTGGCCTCAGGCATGATCGGCACCATGCGCACCTTGGGCATGGTCACCAGCATGACCACGGCCACGGTGATCTTTTCCCTGCTCATGCACGGGCAGTCAGTAGCCAAGGCGTCCTTACCCGATTTTTTGGAGAGCATGCGCATCAGCCTAGTAATTTTCACTCTGTTCTCATCCTGCGGCATGCTGGCCTCGTTTGGCCGCAAACGGGGAAGAAACAATACCGGCAAGGAGCAACACGCCGGACCTCGAGACCAAGAACGCTGAATCACTCCTTAAAGAGTGCTGATGGATATATCATTGCCTTGTAACTGTTCATCATGTTCCGGGTAGAAGCATGTCGGCCAAAGAGTTCTCATATTATCTGAACTAACCGTGCGATTCATCTCCTTCCATTTCGGTCGAACACACTGTGTATAGCGCGGGGTAAAAAGAAAAAGGCTAACAGCAATATCACTGTAATCCTTTGAATTTCTTTGGCGTCCCCAAGCGGATTTGAACCACTTTTAGCGGCGTGAGAGGCAGCAGCTACTCACACGAATGCCAATGATTTAGCCATGCTAGAAATACATCCACGGACTCTAAGTACATCTAAATACACTCAGGAATGAACCCCATCTACCCCTCTCCATCTGTCCTGACAAATGACTACCTGCGTAAAATAACATCTATTCACAGAGTCATGTGAACTCTGCCCGGCCTTCAAATCTCTAATTCGATGGCACGAGAAGCCATAATTTCTCAGCCACCCTCCGCCTTCATGAGGCCTTCTGTATACATGTCTACCATAGACAGTTTACATGTCTACTTTTGTAGACACACCCCAAGGAAAGCTTCACTTCGTGTTATCAACCACCAGACATAATATTCAATAACATAAGCAACTTATAAAAACACACTTTGACATCCCCGATTTCTACTTCCAGCCAGAGACATGGCATGCCCTTTGCTCTGAAAGGTCTAGACAAAGTGGCCATCTGCCCTGGGTTCTCATTGGGAGTTTGCAACATGTGAATATACCTAGAAAACCCAGTACAGTGAGCTCCCTTCGAGCTTCACACCGAAAGCTTGAACTAAAGAGCTCAGCGCGGACAAGCTGCTTGAACTACCAGGACAGAAACGACCGCGGAAAGAGGCCATAGCAGGTGAACACACTTACCGCCGACATGAGGAGGAAAGATGGCAACGAAACCACAGGTTCAGTCCATCAAGGGAATTCAATCGATTTTGATCAAACGGACCATCACCTTCCTGGCAGCCATGACCGTTCCATCGCCCCTTACTCGCGGAGACTGTGTTTGATCAAAACCGACCGTTCATCTGTGATTTCTCTATCTGTCGTTGCAGTAACAACTTAAAATATTGCCGTTGCGGATAATCTTAAATCGCAATGCTTTTGCAACTGCCGCTGAGAGGTAACATGTATACAAAAAAACAACTTCTTTTCATCACCCTCGGGCTGCTGGCTATGCTCATCATTGTTTACGCCACGCCCCCCATACAAGGCCTTAGCCATCAGGGCAAAGCCGCTCTCGGAGTTTGCGCATTCGCTATTATATCGTGGATATCCCAGGCCCTCGACGAAGCCCAAAGCGGTTTCTGTATCGTCATCCTGCTCGTTCTCATGGGTGCGGCCAAACTCGGCAGCGCTCTCAGTGGTTATGCCACCAACGGATTATGGATTGTCACCCTCGGCATGATCATGGGCACCTTAATGAACAGCTGCGGTCTTTCCAAACGGATGGCCTTTTTCATGGTCAGCAAGGCCGGCAAAAAGGCCAAGAATTTATATTGGGCTGTTTCGCTCATCACCCTTGTCATGTCATTTTTCATTCCGTCGCTCGGCGTGAAAACGCTTCTGGTCATGCCCCTGGTCACACAGATGGGCCTGGCCTTCGGCGCCGAGAGAGGCCAGAGCAGTCTGGTCAAGGGTCTGCTCTTCGTCGTTGCCAGCGCGGGCACCATGTACTGTGTGGGCATCATGACGGCGAACGCGGCCAACCCCATAACCGCCAGCCTGGTTCAGGCCGCTACCGGTTACCAGATCACCTGGGCTGAATGGTTTCGCATGGGCTTCCCCCCGGCCCTGCTTATGGGGCTTGGTTCGACCTACATCGTGTACAAAATGTTCCCGCCCGAAGTTGAAGACATCTCCGCCGGGCAGGGAGAAATAGCGCGTA
Coding sequences within it:
- a CDS encoding MFS transporter; translated protein: MVPLMLTSVSVALPAMGNELNASAQQLGLVEQLYALSLAMTMLTFGRLGDLVGRRKVFLTGFAWFTLLTCSIGFATNIDVVIALRLLQGTGASLLLCGSMALVASVFPVQKRGRAFGIVGAFTYAGLTLGPVLGGYVTSHLGWRFVFLTVVPFGLLGSLLCLTRMRGEWRADKPGTMDWLGGLVYAAGLALFMVGASHLGQGMAPVLMVLAGVACLLGFGVLETRLKHPLLDVATLLANRFFSLSCLAAMGTYAATFGVTFFMSLYLQYVRDMSPHEAGLLLLLQPLMQVLVSPVAGLISDRVHPVRLSNLGMALSSLGLLLAACTIGPATPTWLIVVELALIGLGIGVFITPNTVIIMGSVEQSQYGVASGMIGTMRTLGMVTSMTTATVIFSLLMHGQSVAKASLPDFLESMRISLVIFTLFSSCGMLASFGRKRGRNNTGKEQHAGPRDQER
- a CDS encoding anion permease, producing the protein MYTKKQLLFITLGLLAMLIIVYATPPIQGLSHQGKAALGVCAFAIISWISQALDEAQSGFCIVILLVLMGAAKLGSALSGYATNGLWIVTLGMIMGTLMNSCGLSKRMAFFMVSKAGKKAKNLYWAVSLITLVMSFFIPSLGVKTLLVMPLVTQMGLAFGAERGQSSLVKGLLFVVASAGTMYCVGIMTANAANPITASLVQAATGYQITWAEWFRMGFPPALLMGLGSTYIVYKMFPPEVEDISAGQGEIARTLKEMGPMSLKEKYALVVFLTTLCLWATDSLTGLNSTLTAMMAVAAMILPGPQQILDWKETEKKVSWKVFIVYGAGLSMGSILVSSGAAKWLAATFFSPILTFDVRLQVVIFIWLITCMQVLFTGAGPKTTALTPVVIAHAMAVASLPSHAGMQVSMFAILVGANMLHQYLLPVTNLPNMIATATEEVTGGEIITWLSP